Within the Myxococcus virescens genome, the region ACTGGTCCACCACCACCGGCGTGGCAGGCGCGGGAGGCGCGCCGGGCACCTTGCCCTTCACGCGCACCAGCACGTTCTGGAGGTTCCCGTCCTTCACCAAGACGGACGCATCCTTCGTCGCCATGCCCTCGCACGCCGGGTCATTGCTCGCGGGGATGTCCGCGGCCTCGGGCGGCGTGCCAGTGAACTTCACCGTACCCTTCACCACGCCCTTGCCCGCAGGAGCCACGGGCGCGGCGGCGGCACCTTCCGGCGCCTGGATGGGCGAGGCCGCGTGGGGCTCCTTCTTCGCGGCGGGCGCGGCGGCGGGCGGCGCGGAGGCCGGCTCCTCCTTCTTACAGGCAGAGAGGGTCAGCAGCCCCGCGGTCCCCAGCAGCGTCAGGCCGAGCGTGCGCAACGTCATCGTGCAATCTCCTCGGGAAGTCAGGTGATGCGTCTGCCCACCTCGTAGCGAAAGGGGCAGCGCATGTCCAACCCACCGGGACACCGCGAACGGCTGCTGTCTACTCCCGGCGGCTGACGCTGAAGGCCGCCAGCCCGATGAACACCGCGGCGAACGCCACCAGCACCGGCACTTCCAACCCCGCCGAGGACGACGACGCGCCCAGCGCCACCGACGCCTCCGCGCCGTGCAGCGCCCGCCGCACGCCCTCCACGGAGTAGCGCATCGGGTTGAGCCGCATCACCCAGGCCAGCCAGGTGTCCGCGCCCTTGAGCGGGAACACGGCGCCGGACAGCACCCACATGGGCAGCATGACGATGCTCATCACCGCGTGGTAGCCCGCACTGGAGCGCACCCACCACGCCAGCGACATGCCCATGCCCGTCAGCGCCAGCGCCGACAGCACCATGACGGACAGCAGCAGCGGCACGTTCAGCGTGGCCGCGCTCACACCCGCCAGCGGCGCCAGCAACAGGAACAGCGACGCCTGCAGCAGCGCGATGGCGGACGAGCCCAGCGCCTTGCCCAGCACCACCGCCAGCCGCGAGCCCGGCCCGGCGAGGACGGCCTGGAGGAAGCCCTCCTTGCGGTCCTCGATGACGGTAATCGTCGCGAAGATGGCGCTGAACAACAGCACCATGGTGACGACGCCCGGGAAGAAGAACTGCTGGTAGCCCAGGCCCTGCGCGCCCTCCACGCGGAAGGAGCCCGCGAAGCCGGAGCCGATGACGAACCAGAAGAGGACGGGCTGCGCGAGCGCCCCCACCACCCGGGAGGGCTGGCGGAAGAAGCGGACGATGTCGCGCATCATCAGCACCCGCACCGTCGCCCACTGGAGCGCGAGCGTTCCGGGCGGCGACGACACGGCCGGAGCCCCGGCGTTCATCGGTTCGGGGGCGGCGGACAGCTCGGCGCTCATCGACGTCTCCTCGGCGCGGGTTCAGCGGTGGGCACGTCCGCGCCCAGCGCGCGCCCCGTCAATTGGAGGAACACGTCCGCCAGCGTGGGCCGGCGCAGCGCTACGGAGGTCAGCCGCCCGGCGGGGAAGGCCTCCACCAGCCGGGGCACCAGCGCGTGCCCCTGCGGCGCCTCCACCTGCACCCGCCCCTCCACCACCTTCGCGTCCAGCCCCAGCCGCTCGCGCAGCTCGGCCGCCAGCGCCTCCGGCTCGGGCGCCTCCACGGAGAGGATGTCCCCGCCCATGCGAGAGGCCAGCGCCTGCGGCGTGTCACACGCCACCAGCTTGCCCGCGTCCAACACCGCCAGCCGGTCGCAGACGTCGGCCTCGTCCGCGCGGTGCGTGGTGAGCAGCACCGTGAGGCCCTCGCTGTCGCGCAGGCGCTTCAGGTGCGCCCAGAAGGTACGGAAGGCCGCCTCGTCCAGGCCCTGTGTGGGCTCGTCCATGAGCAGGACACGCGGCTGGTGCACCAGGGCCCGCGCCAGCTCCAGGCGCCGGCGCATGCCACCGGACCACGTGGACACCCGTTCGTCGCCGCGGTCGGCCAGGCCGATGAGCGACAGCATCGCCTCCACCCGTTCGCGGGCCCGCTCTCCGCCCAGGCCATACAGCCGGGCGCCGAGCATCAGGTTCTCCCGCGCGGTCAGCAGGTCATCCAGGCTGCTGCGCTGGAAGATGATGCCCATCTGCCGGCGCAGCGACGGGTCGCTCAGCGACAGCTCCCGGCCCTCGAAGCGAACGAGGCCCGCATCGGGGGACAGCAGCCCGGCCAGCACCTGGAACGTGGTGGACTTGCCCGCGCCGTTGGGGCCCAGCAGGCCCAGAATCTCCCCCGGCCGCACCGACAGGGACAGGCCATCCACGGCCGTGCGCCCCTTGAAGCGGCGCGTGAGCCCCTCCAACTGGAGCAGCGGTTGAGAGGTGGCAGTGGAAAGCAGGACTTCGGGCATGAGCGGGCGTCCCCCGTTCGCCCCGGACGCTATTCGCGAGGAACTCGGTCCAGCGCCAGCGCGGCGAACAGGCCGGTGAGGTAGATGAGTGAGAAGAAGAACGTCTGGCGGGCCCAGGTGTTTCCCAGCCGCCGGAAGAAGCCCCACGCCCCCAGCCCGAGGAAGCTCAGCCCCAGGAGCACCGCCGCGGCCAGGTACCACGCGCCGGCGATGTGGAGCTGGAAGGGCAGGAGCGTCATCGGAATCAGCGCCACCAGGTAGAGCACCACCTGCGCGCGGCTGGACTCGTCACCCCGCTCCAGGGGCACCGACGTGAGGCCCGCCGCCCGGTACTCCTCCTTGCGGAAGAGCGCGATGGCGATGAAGTGCGGCATCTGCCAGAGGAACATGATGGCGAAGAGCGAGAAGCCCCCCACGTCCATCTGGTTGGTCACCGCCGTCCAGCCCATGAGCGGAGGCAGCGCGCCGGGCACCCCGCCCACCAGCATGGCCGCGGACGTGCGCGCCTTCAGCGGCGTGTAGGCCAGCACATAGCTCAGCAGCGCCACCAGCCCCAGCGCGGCGGTGAGCACGTTGGCGCCCAGGGCCAGCGCCGGAATCGACACGGCCGCCAGGGAGATGCCGAACCACAGCGCCACCGCCGGCTCCATGCGCCCGGAGGGCAGCGGCCGGTTGCGGGTGCGGTCCATGAACTGGTCGCTGTGCCGCTCCCAGTAGCAGTTGAGGGCATTGGCCGCGCCCACGGTTCCCGCCGTGGCCAGCAGCGTCACCAGCGCGTTGACGGCGCCCATGTGGCCGGGCGCCAGCCACATGCCCCCCGCCGCGGTGACGAGCACCAGGGAGGAGAGGCGCGGCTTGGTGAGGGAGATCAGGTCGGACGCGATTGTCGGCAAGGACTCGGCACGCGCGTTCACACAGACTCCAGAGGTAGGCACGACAGACACGCTGCCGGCGCGGTAACGGCCTTCCCCATACAGGCACCACCCCGGGGTGGGCAAGGACACGGCGCCCCCCGGGAGACTCCGGCGGACGGATGCCCGGCTGGCCCCCGTGAGACACCAGGGCGACACCGGACTCCCGCCACCCACCCAGGCACGTCGGGGGAAGACAAACGCCCCGGGCATAGCGTCAGGGCGCGGGGGCAGCAACCACGACAACGGGGCTGACCGCGCGTTCAACTGCCCGCGCGCATCAGCCCCGCTTGTCCGGCGCCTGGAAGGCCGCCGTGGTGTTTCAGCCGCCCGCCAGCGAACGGGCCGCGGACGCGTGCTCGCCGCTCGGGTCGCGCTTCAGGTACTCCTGGGCCAGCATCTTCGCCTTCGCCCCCTGCTTCGAGTCCTTCGAGAGCAGCGTGGCGTAGAAGTAGTAGGCCGGCGAGTACGCCTCGTCCGCGTTGAGGGCGCGCTGGTAGGTCTCGTCCGCCTTCGCCGTGTCGCCCTTGCTCTGGAACACGCGTCCCAGCTCGGTGAGCGCGATGGCCGCGCGGTCCGACTGCCCCAGGAACTCCTGGCTCGCCTTCTCCAGCTGCTCCTGGGCCAGGTCCCACTTGGACCGCTCGCGGTAGATGGCGCCCATGGCCAGCCGGGCCTCCGGGTTCTTGGCCTTCGGGTCCTTCACCGCGCGCTGGTACTGGGCCAGGGCCTCATCCAGCTTGCCCTGACGGCGGTACGCGTTGCCCAGCATCACCACCAGCTTCGGGCTGTCGCCCATCGTCTTCAGGGCCGTCTGCAGCGCCTCGGCGGCGTCCTTCTCGCCGCCCTGCTTGCCCATGAGCGACTTGGCCAGCTCGACATAGAACTGGGCGCGCGAGGCGTCCATGCGGATGGCCTTGCGAATCTCCTCCGCCGCCGCGTCGTAGTTGCCCTCCGCCAGCAGGCGGCGGCCCTTGATGAGGTGCAGCTCCGGGTTCTGCTTGTCGAGCGAGAAGCCGGTCTCCTCACTCTTGAGCATCTCCGAGCGGGCCTTGTCCTTGTCCTGGGGGACGGCGGTCGCCTCGGCCAGCTTCTGCTGCATGTCCGGCTTCAGGTCCACCATGGCCGTCGACACGCGGCTGATGAGCAGCGAGCGCGCCAGGTGCGCCGCGGCCAGCTGCCGCGGAGACGGCGGCGGGTCGGACTCCAGCAGCTTCTTGAGCATGGTGTGGGCCAGCTCAAAGTTGGGCGAGTCCTGCTCCAGCATCAGCAGGGAGCGTCCCAGCAGCGACTCCGGGTGGTCCTTCGCGTACCGGAGAGCGGAGTCGTAGTTCCGCCAGGCGGCGGCGTCCTGCCCCAGGCGGCGGTACACCGCGCCCAGGCTCGCGTAGGTGCGAGGGTCATCCGGAGACAGCACCTGCGCGCGGTCCAGGCTGTCGCGGCCGCGCTCCAAATCGCCCGCGTTCATCTGGATGAGGCCCAGCGTGAGGTACAGCAGCGAACTGGAGCGACCCTGCGCGTCCAGCTCCTTCACCTTCTCCTCCAACTGCCCCAGCGCGTCCTTGCCCTTGCCGCCGTAGGTCTGGATGAGCGCCTCGGACGCGATGAGGTGCGAGCTGAGGTCGCCGCCCTTCTTGCCCACGGCCAGATGCTCCTCGGCCTGGCGGCGCGCATCGTCACCACCGCCGTGCTCACCCCAACGGATGGCCCAGGCGTAGGCGAGGTAGCCGTGCGCCAAGGCGGAGTCGGAGTCCACCTCCAGCGCCTGGTCCGCCGCCTCGACGGCCTTCTTGTAGCTGTCGAAGGAGTCGCGCTTGAGCAGCTCGCTGGCCGCATCCAGGCTCTTCTTCAGCTCGCGGGACTTCGTGCGGGCGTTGGCCGAGTACCAGCCATAGCCGATGGCGAACAGCGGGATGGCCACCAGCAGGCCCAGCGTCACCATCTTGCTGCCCTTGCTGCCCGAGGAGGGCGGGCGGCGGGACACCGGCTCGTCGTCCTCGTCCTCATCCACCTCTTCCACGACGACCTGGGGCCGGCGCGGCTGAGGGGCGGGACGCGGCGCGGGGGCCTCCGCGCGCGCGGTGGGCGCGGGCTTCGCGGCCTGGGTGGCGGCGGGCTTCGCCGCGGGCGCTTCCGTCCCCGCCGTCGCCGCGACGCTGGAGAGCGCGGCGGCGGACTGCTGGGTGGCGGACGGACCTGGCGTCGCGGGCGCAACCGGAGCAGCGGGCGCGGCGACCGGAGCCGGCGCGGCGGGCCGCGGCGGTTCAATCTTGTGCTGCTGGAGCAGCATGACGGTGTCCGGGTCGCCCGGGTCCGCGGTGTAGGCCTTGAGGAGGTTCGCCTTGCCGGGCTCTGCTTCGCCGGTCTTCAGCTGAAGCGCGCCGGCCATGCGCAGCGCGGCCTTGTCCTCAGGCTGCACCTGAAGGGCGCCGAGCGCCTCTTCCAGTGCCTTCTTGTCCTTGCCCTGCTCCGCATAGACGCGGGCAAGCAGGAGGCGGGGGTCCGCCGCATTCGGGTGGGCCTTCACCCCCTTCTTGCAGACGACCATCGCCTCCATGAAGCGGCCCATGCTCAGGTACGCTTCTGCGAGAGGCTTGTAGGCCGCCGACGAAGGGTCGGAAGCAAAGGCGTGTTCAAGCTTCGCGAGCTCGGCCGGGCTCAACGTCTTCGAAGAGGAGATAGACATTAACGGGGGGCAGCTAAACGGGCGGGAAGGATACGCCTGACAAGAGGGGTTTTTATGGCACCCGGTACGCAACACGTCAATCGCCGGAATCCATGTTGGCAGCTTGCGCTTGACACGGTGAAGGGCCTCCGGTACTAGCCCATCCCACTTCGGCGGCCCCAAACCGCGGAGGCGCAGCAAGCAGTCCAGTTGTGGGGGTGTAGCTCAGTTGGGAGAGCGTCGCGTTCGCAATGCGAAGGTCGTCGGTTCGATCCCGTCCACCTCCACCATGCAACAAACGAAGGGCCTCACGGGAAACCGTGAGGCCCTTTGCATTTGGGGCATCCCGGTGAACTGCCGAATTGCAAAGCATCCGGGCTTTGTTATCCGGTGCCGATGACCGACCAGCCCGCCTCTCTGTCGTTCTTCGCCCGCTTCTGGCTCGCCTGGCTGTGCTTCTGGCGCTGCCTCGTGTCCCGCGAGTTCGCGCAGGCCGTGCTGCCCACGAGCAGGGCCTATGACGCCGGCCAGCTCGCCCAGCTTCCTTCGGGCGGCCCCGCCCCCACTCCGCTTCCCAAGCAGGAAGAAGTCCGGCCCCCGCCCCGGGCGCCCGAGCCGCCCCCTGCCCTGGCCCCCGAGCGCGAGCACGCCAGCGCCCTGTCCTTGCTGGGCATGCTCCAGCGAGAGGGCCGCTTCGTGGACTTCCTCCAGGAGAACGTCTCCGCCTTCTCCGACGCGGAAGTGGGCGCGGCGGCGCGCATCGTCCATGAGGGCTGCCGCAAGGTGGCCCAGACCTACCTGACGCTGGAGCGGGTGCTGCCCCAGTCGGAAGGGGACTCGGTGCCGGTGCCTGTCGGGTTCGACGCCCAGCGCATCCGCCTCACCGGCAACGTGGCGGGCCAGCCGCCCTACAACGGAATCCTGCGTCACCACGGCTGGATGACGACGGCGGTGAAGCTGCCCACCGTCAGCCCGGCCATCGACCCGCGCGTGCTTGCTCCCGCGGAGGTCGAGCTTTCCTGAGCCGGCCACCACGGCCTCACCGCGCGAACAAACCCGCGTCTTCCAGGAGTTCTCGTCCGATATGGCCCGCTATTCCATTGGCATCGACCTGGGCACTACGCACTCCGCGGCGTCCTACTTCAATCTGGAGGAGGGCAAGCCCCGCGGCGGCGCGCAGTCCATGCTTCCCGTCCCCCAGTTGACCGCGCCCGGCACCGTCGAGGCCCGCCCGCTGCTCCCCTCCTTCCTCTATCTCCCCTCCGCGCAGGAGTTCCCCGCCGGCAGCCTGGCCCTGCCGTGGAAGCCGGAGGCCAGCACCCTGATGGGTGAGTTCGCCCGCACGCACGGCGCCAAGGTGCCCACCCGGCTGGTGTCCTCCGCCAAGAGCTGGCTGTCCCACCCCGGCGTGGACCGGCGCGCGGCGCTGCTGCCATGGCAGGCCCCCGAGGAGGTGGAGCGGGTGTCGCCGCTGGACGCCTCCGCGCGCTACCTCCGCCACCTCAAGGACGCGTGGGACCACACCTTCGCCCGCGAGCGCGAGGAATCCGCCAACGCCCTGGCCGAACAGGACGTCATCGTCACCGTCCCCGCCTCCTTCGACGCGGCGGCGCGCGACCTGACGCTGGAGGCCGCCAAGGCCGCGGGCATCCCCAACATCACCCTCCTGGAGGAGCCCCAGGCCGCGCTCTACGCGTGGCTGGAGGCCATGGGGGAGAACTTCCGCAAGCAGGTGCAGCCCGGCGAGGTCATCCTCGTGGTGGACGTGGGCGGCGGCACCTCCGACTTCTCCGTCATCACCGTGCGCGACAACGCCGGTGACCTGGAGCTGCTCCGCGTGGCCGTGGGCGACCACATCCTGCTGGGCGGCGACAACATGGACCTGGCGCTGGCGCACACGCTGAACCAGCGGATGACGGCCGAAGGCAAGAAGCTGGATGCCTGGCAGTTCAACGCCCTCACCCATGGCTGCCGCCAGGCGAAGGAGGCGCTCTACTCCGACCCGTCCCTGGAGCGCGCGCCCATCGCCATCCCCGGCCGGGGTTCGTCGCTCATCGGCGGCACGCTGCGCACGGAGCTGACGCGCGAGGAGTTGGACCGCGTCCTCACTGACGGCTTCTTCCCCGTGACGCCCGTCACCGAGCTGCCGCGCACCGCGCGCCGCACCGGCCTGGCGCAGATGGCGCTGCCCTACGCCCAGGACGCCGGGGTGTCCCGTCACCTGGCCGCCTTCCTCACCCGGCAGGCGCAGGCGCTCGCGTCCAGCCCGGACGCGCCAGTGGACGTCCGCGGCAAGGCCTTCCTCCACCCCACGGCGGTGCTCTTCAACGGCGGCGTCTTCAAGGCCGGCCCGCTGAAGGCGCGCGTCATGGAGGTGCTCAACGGCTGGCTCACGGCGGATGGCGGAGCGCCCGCCAAGGCGCTGGAGGGCGCGGACCTGGACCTCGCGGTGGCGCGCGGCGCCGCCTATTACGGTTGGGTGCGCCAGGGCCACGGCCTGCGCATCCGCGGCGGCACGGCCCGCGCCTACTATGTGGGCGTGGAGACGGCGATGCCCGCGGTGCCCGGCATGGAGCCGCCCGTGAAGGCGCTCTGCGTGGCCCCCTTCGGCATGGAGGAAGGCACGCAGGCGGACGTCCCGCCCCAGGAGTTCGGGCTCGTCACCGGTGAGCCCACCCGCTTCCGCTTCTTCTCCTCCTCCCTGCGGCGTGACGACAAGGTGGGCGTCATGCTGGAGGACGTCGACACCGAGCTGGCCAGCGGCGGGCTGGAAGAGCTGGCCCCCATCGAGACGACCATGCCCGGTCAGCCCTCCGTCTTCAGCGACCTGACGCCCGTCAACCTCCAGGCGGCGGTGACGGAGGTGGGGACGCTGGAGCTCCGGTGCCTGGAGAAGGATGGCCCCGGGCGCTGGAAGCTGGAGCTCAACGTCCGCATGAAGGAGTAGAAAGCCATCCGTCAATCGGAGGCGTATGCGAATCGTTGGCATCGACCTGGGCACCACCCATTGCGCCGTGGCATCCGTGGACCCCTCGCGGGGCGCGGGTGCCCCCGTGGAGGACTTCGCCCTTCCGCAGCTCGTCCGTCAGGGCGAGGTGGCCCCGCGGGCCCTGTTGCCCTCCACCGTGTACGTGCCCGCCGGCCACGAGCTGGCGGAGGGTTCGCTCACGCTGCCCTGGGGGGATGACGGCGGCCCGTGGGTGGTGGGCGAGCTGGCGCGCTGGCAGGGCGCGCGCGTGCCGGGGCGGCTGGTGGCCAGCGCCAAGAGCTGGCTGTGCCACCCGGGCGTGGACCGCTCCGCGCCCATCCTCCCCTGGGGTGCGCCCGCGGACGTCCAGAAGCTGTCCCCGGTGGACGCCAGCGCCCTGCTGCTGACGCACATGGCCCGCGCGTGGGATTACGCGCACCCGGACGCGCCCCTGTCGAAGCAGGAGGTGGTGATTACCGTCCCCGCCTCCTTCGACGAAGCGGCCCGCGCCCTCACGGTGAGCGCGGCGCGCAAGGCCGGCCTGGAGAAGTTCACCCTGCTGGAGGAGCCCCAGGCGGCCTTCTACGACTACACCGCGCGCCACCGGGCGGACCTGGAGCAGACGCTCTCCAACGTCCGGCTGGTGCTGGTGGTGGACGTGGGCGGCGGCACCACGGACTTCACGCTGGTGCACGCGGGCCTGTCGCCCGAAGGCCCCATGCTGCGGCGACTGGCCGTGGGCGACCACCTGATGCTGGGCGGCGACAACATGGACGCCGCGCTGGCGCGCCGGGTGGAGGAGAAGCTCTTCACGGACGGCCGCCGCCTGTCCGCCACGCAGTGGACGCAGGCCATCCAGGCCGCGCGCACCGCGAAGGAGGCGCTGCTCGGCCTCGCCCCGCCGGAGAAGCACGGCGTGTCACTGGTGAGTGGCGGCAGCAAGCTGCTGGGCGGCACGTTGTCCACGGAGCTGACGCGCGACGAGGCGCAGGCGCTGGTGCTGGACGGCTTCTTCCCCCTCACCACCCCCGCTGACAGGCCACGCCGCGCCGCGCGAATGGCGCTTCAGGAGCTGGGCCTGCCCTACGTGCAGGACGCGGCGGTGACGCGGCACATGGCGGCCTTCCTCGCGCAGCACGCGGCGGCGGGCTTCGCGGCGCTGGGCGAGACGGCGCCGACGGAGGGCGCCCTGCCCCGGCCGGACGCCATCCTGCTCAATGGCGGCGTGTTCAACTCGCCCCAGATTTCCGAGCGGCTGGTGGAGGCCCTCTCCGCCTGGTGGTCGAACGCGCCGCGCATCCCCCTGCTGCGGCACGAGTCGCTGGAGCTCGCGGTGGCCCGGGGCGCCGCGTACTACGGCCTGGTGCGGCGCGGCCACGGCCTGCGCATCGGTGGCGGCGCGGCGCGCGCCTACTACGTGGGCCTGCAGCGCGCGGCGGACAGCGCCGAGCAACCCGCGCTGTGCCTCATCCCCCGCGGCTTCGAGGAAGGCCAGAAGGTGGACCTGGGCGAGCGCCCCTTCTCGCTCACCCTGGGCCGGCCGGTGCAGTTCCAGCTCTACTCCACCACCAGCGACCGCATCGACAAGCCTGGGGACTTGGTGCCGCTGGCGGAGGACCTCAAGCCGCTGCCGCCCATCCACACGCTGCTCAAGGGCGCCTCCAACAAGGTGGCCGAGGTGCCCGTGCACCTCCAGGCGGCGCTGACGGAGATTGGCACGCTGGAGCTGTACTGCGTGTCCAACGTCGCGGACGAGCGGTGGCGCCTGGAGTTCGAGCTGCGCGGCACCGGCGGCTCGCACGAGCTGACCGTCACCGAGTCCATGCCCGCGCGCTTCGTCGAGGCGAAGGACAACATCGAGCGCGTCTACGGCAACAAGCCGCTGCCCATTGGCCCCAAGGACGTCAAGCAGCTCGGGCGCACGCTGGAGAAGGCCCTGGGCTCGCGTGAGACGTGGCGCGTGCCGGTGCTGCGGGAGATGTGGAGCACCCTCTTCGCGGGCGCGAGCAAGCGCCGGCGCTCGGAGGACCACGAGCGTGTCTTCTACAGCCTCACCGGCTTCAGCCTCCGGCCGGGCTTCGGCTACCCGCTGGATGGCTGGCGCGCGGAGCAGACCTTCGGCCTGTTCGACGCGCTGGTGCAGCACCACACGGACAAGGCGGTGTGGACGGAGTTCTGGGTGATGTGGCGCCGCATCGCGGGCGGCCTGGACGAGGCGCGGCAGCAGAAGCTGTACGCGTACCTCCAGCCCCACCTGGCGCGGAAGGTGCCACCGGACGCGCCCCCGCCGGGGAAGCTCAAGGGCATCCAGCCCGAGGGCCTGGAGGAGATGGTCCGCACCGCGGCCTCGCTGGAGCACCTGCAACCGGGTGACAAGGCGGAGCTGGGCCGGTGGATTGCCGCACGGCTGAAGGCCGAGGCGAAGTCCGGCGGCCCGTGGGCCTGGTCCCTGGGACGGCTGGGCGCGCGCGTGCCCCTGTACGGCAGCAGCCACAAGGTGGTGGACGTGGACACGGCCGAGGCCTGGCTCACGCTGCTGCTGGATCTGGACCTGCGGAAGATTGACGGCGCGTCCTTCGCGGCGGCGCAGCTCGCGCGGCTCACGGGCGATCGCACGCGCGATCTGGACCCGGACCTGCGCGAGCGCACGGCCCAGGCCCTGCTGGCGGCGAAGGCCTCCGAGACCTGGGTGCGAATGGTGCGCGAAGTCGTGGCGCTGGAAGCCGCGGACGAGGCCCGCGCGCTCGGGGATACGCTCCCCGCCGGTCTGCGGCTGTCGTAGGACTGGAAGGAATGCTCCCGCGGGAGTTGGACCTGGAAGGTCCAGCCCCCGGGAGCTGGGACGGCGACGGTGATTCAGCCCTGCGCCGCGGCGACAGGCTCGGCGGGGGCTTCACCCGCTTCGGGGCTCGCGGCGGCCGGCACGACCTGGAGCACCGGAGCCGCCTCTTCCACCGGGGCGACGGCGGCGGCGTCCTTGCCCGCCTTGGGCTTCTTGCTGCCCGCGCCCGAGCGGCACGTGCGGCACCAGGGCTGATTCCGGATGGCGCCATCCGCCATCTTCCGCAGGCCGAACTGCGCCAGCGGCTTCAGCGTCTTGCACTTGATGCACATCAGCGAGATGAGCACCTCTTGACCATCCGCGTCGTAGACGGCGGACTTGCGACGCTTGCGCGGCTGGCCCTGCCCCGGTTCACGCTGCTTCGCCTTCTCAGGCGCAGGCGGCGCCATCATCGGGGTCACTTTGTAGAGCATGTCGGTTCCTCCAGCTCACGGGAGTCCACCCACGCAGGCCCTGGGCCACCTCGGAGTGGACACTCGCAGGGACTAGAGTAGGACC harbors:
- a CDS encoding Hsp70 family protein; translation: MRIVGIDLGTTHCAVASVDPSRGAGAPVEDFALPQLVRQGEVAPRALLPSTVYVPAGHELAEGSLTLPWGDDGGPWVVGELARWQGARVPGRLVASAKSWLCHPGVDRSAPILPWGAPADVQKLSPVDASALLLTHMARAWDYAHPDAPLSKQEVVITVPASFDEAARALTVSAARKAGLEKFTLLEEPQAAFYDYTARHRADLEQTLSNVRLVLVVDVGGGTTDFTLVHAGLSPEGPMLRRLAVGDHLMLGGDNMDAALARRVEEKLFTDGRRLSATQWTQAIQAARTAKEALLGLAPPEKHGVSLVSGGSKLLGGTLSTELTRDEAQALVLDGFFPLTTPADRPRRAARMALQELGLPYVQDAAVTRHMAAFLAQHAAAGFAALGETAPTEGALPRPDAILLNGGVFNSPQISERLVEALSAWWSNAPRIPLLRHESLELAVARGAAYYGLVRRGHGLRIGGGAARAYYVGLQRAADSAEQPALCLIPRGFEEGQKVDLGERPFSLTLGRPVQFQLYSTTSDRIDKPGDLVPLAEDLKPLPPIHTLLKGASNKVAEVPVHLQAALTEIGTLELYCVSNVADERWRLEFELRGTGGSHELTVTESMPARFVEAKDNIERVYGNKPLPIGPKDVKQLGRTLEKALGSRETWRVPVLREMWSTLFAGASKRRRSEDHERVFYSLTGFSLRPGFGYPLDGWRAEQTFGLFDALVQHHTDKAVWTEFWVMWRRIAGGLDEARQQKLYAYLQPHLARKVPPDAPPPGKLKGIQPEGLEEMVRTAASLEHLQPGDKAELGRWIAARLKAEAKSGGPWAWSLGRLGARVPLYGSSHKVVDVDTAEAWLTLLLDLDLRKIDGASFAAAQLARLTGDRTRDLDPDLRERTAQALLAAKASETWVRMVREVVALEAADEARALGDTLPAGLRLS
- a CDS encoding ABC transporter permease; this translates as MSAELSAAPEPMNAGAPAVSSPPGTLALQWATVRVLMMRDIVRFFRQPSRVVGALAQPVLFWFVIGSGFAGSFRVEGAQGLGYQQFFFPGVVTMVLLFSAIFATITVIEDRKEGFLQAVLAGPGSRLAVVLGKALGSSAIALLQASLFLLLAPLAGVSAATLNVPLLLSVMVLSALALTGMGMSLAWWVRSSAGYHAVMSIVMLPMWVLSGAVFPLKGADTWLAWVMRLNPMRYSVEGVRRALHGAEASVALGASSSSAGLEVPVLVAFAAVFIGLAAFSVSRRE
- the cyoE gene encoding heme o synthase; the protein is MNARAESLPTIASDLISLTKPRLSSLVLVTAAGGMWLAPGHMGAVNALVTLLATAGTVGAANALNCYWERHSDQFMDRTRNRPLPSGRMEPAVALWFGISLAAVSIPALALGANVLTAALGLVALLSYVLAYTPLKARTSAAMLVGGVPGALPPLMGWTAVTNQMDVGGFSLFAIMFLWQMPHFIAIALFRKEEYRAAGLTSVPLERGDESSRAQVVLYLVALIPMTLLPFQLHIAGAWYLAAAVLLGLSFLGLGAWGFFRRLGNTWARQTFFFSLIYLTGLFAALALDRVPRE
- a CDS encoding DUF2760 domain-containing protein, which translates into the protein MTDQPASLSFFARFWLAWLCFWRCLVSREFAQAVLPTSRAYDAGQLAQLPSGGPAPTPLPKQEEVRPPPRAPEPPPALAPEREHASALSLLGMLQREGRFVDFLQENVSAFSDAEVGAAARIVHEGCRKVAQTYLTLERVLPQSEGDSVPVPVGFDAQRIRLTGNVAGQPPYNGILRHHGWMTTAVKLPTVSPAIDPRVLAPAEVELS
- a CDS encoding Hsp70 family protein, whose product is MARYSIGIDLGTTHSAASYFNLEEGKPRGGAQSMLPVPQLTAPGTVEARPLLPSFLYLPSAQEFPAGSLALPWKPEASTLMGEFARTHGAKVPTRLVSSAKSWLSHPGVDRRAALLPWQAPEEVERVSPLDASARYLRHLKDAWDHTFAREREESANALAEQDVIVTVPASFDAAARDLTLEAAKAAGIPNITLLEEPQAALYAWLEAMGENFRKQVQPGEVILVVDVGGGTSDFSVITVRDNAGDLELLRVAVGDHILLGGDNMDLALAHTLNQRMTAEGKKLDAWQFNALTHGCRQAKEALYSDPSLERAPIAIPGRGSSLIGGTLRTELTREELDRVLTDGFFPVTPVTELPRTARRTGLAQMALPYAQDAGVSRHLAAFLTRQAQALASSPDAPVDVRGKAFLHPTAVLFNGGVFKAGPLKARVMEVLNGWLTADGGAPAKALEGADLDLAVARGAAYYGWVRQGHGLRIRGGTARAYYVGVETAMPAVPGMEPPVKALCVAPFGMEEGTQADVPPQEFGLVTGEPTRFRFFSSSLRRDDKVGVMLEDVDTELASGGLEELAPIETTMPGQPSVFSDLTPVNLQAAVTEVGTLELRCLEKDGPGRWKLELNVRMKE
- a CDS encoding tetratricopeptide repeat protein; the protein is MSISSSKTLSPAELAKLEHAFASDPSSAAYKPLAEAYLSMGRFMEAMVVCKKGVKAHPNAADPRLLLARVYAEQGKDKKALEEALGALQVQPEDKAALRMAGALQLKTGEAEPGKANLLKAYTADPGDPDTVMLLQQHKIEPPRPAAPAPVAAPAAPVAPATPGPSATQQSAAALSSVAATAGTEAPAAKPAATQAAKPAPTARAEAPAPRPAPQPRRPQVVVEEVDEDEDDEPVSRRPPSSGSKGSKMVTLGLLVAIPLFAIGYGWYSANARTKSRELKKSLDAASELLKRDSFDSYKKAVEAADQALEVDSDSALAHGYLAYAWAIRWGEHGGGDDARRQAEEHLAVGKKGGDLSSHLIASEALIQTYGGKGKDALGQLEEKVKELDAQGRSSSLLYLTLGLIQMNAGDLERGRDSLDRAQVLSPDDPRTYASLGAVYRRLGQDAAAWRNYDSALRYAKDHPESLLGRSLLMLEQDSPNFELAHTMLKKLLESDPPPSPRQLAAAHLARSLLISRVSTAMVDLKPDMQQKLAEATAVPQDKDKARSEMLKSEETGFSLDKQNPELHLIKGRRLLAEGNYDAAAEEIRKAIRMDASRAQFYVELAKSLMGKQGGEKDAAEALQTALKTMGDSPKLVVMLGNAYRRQGKLDEALAQYQRAVKDPKAKNPEARLAMGAIYRERSKWDLAQEQLEKASQEFLGQSDRAAIALTELGRVFQSKGDTAKADETYQRALNADEAYSPAYYFYATLLSKDSKQGAKAKMLAQEYLKRDPSGEHASAARSLAGG
- a CDS encoding ABC transporter ATP-binding protein, with the translated sequence MPEVLLSTATSQPLLQLEGLTRRFKGRTAVDGLSLSVRPGEILGLLGPNGAGKSTTFQVLAGLLSPDAGLVRFEGRELSLSDPSLRRQMGIIFQRSSLDDLLTARENLMLGARLYGLGGERARERVEAMLSLIGLADRGDERVSTWSGGMRRRLELARALVHQPRVLLMDEPTQGLDEAAFRTFWAHLKRLRDSEGLTVLLTTHRADEADVCDRLAVLDAGKLVACDTPQALASRMGGDILSVEAPEPEALAAELRERLGLDAKVVEGRVQVEAPQGHALVPRLVEAFPAGRLTSVALRRPTLADVFLQLTGRALGADVPTAEPAPRRRR